Proteins from a genomic interval of Pseudodesulfovibrio alkaliphilus:
- a CDS encoding SagB/ThcOx family dehydrogenase yields the protein MITLKELYKPRVYQIDGKLKISSTLPDNLSEIYHENTKMHASDVRPWLVPLLPSGLSAMPVRTFFQRSARSYKKYQGYPAVKLETADEPATPGSLWDIIASRRCKRDYSDSPIRIQDLSRILRYGYGKTGRFCADGNEVCLRAVPSAGALYPLDIYPLLENVSDIDNGLYHYNIEDNELERLRPGSFLKKIYQLVQPSNNEWIASAGAVLFITATFKRNQLKYGDRGYRGVLLDAGHLSQNILLGCTALGYSACIIVACLDDPVNDFLNIDGVEESILFAISIGSPYIEKTNNAK from the coding sequence TGTATCAGATCGATGGAAAACTGAAAATTTCCAGCACCCTGCCTGACAACCTGAGTGAAATTTACCACGAAAACACCAAAATGCATGCCAGTGATGTCCGTCCCTGGCTGGTCCCCCTCCTTCCCTCGGGGCTGTCGGCCATGCCGGTCAGAACCTTTTTCCAGCGTAGCGCCCGCAGCTACAAGAAATACCAGGGCTATCCCGCGGTCAAACTTGAAACCGCCGACGAACCGGCAACCCCTGGGAGCCTGTGGGATATCATTGCCAGCCGACGCTGCAAACGGGATTACTCGGACAGCCCCATACGCATTCAGGATCTTTCCAGAATCCTGCGGTACGGCTACGGGAAAACCGGCCGTTTTTGCGCCGATGGCAACGAGGTATGCCTGCGAGCGGTCCCGTCCGCCGGGGCGCTCTACCCGCTCGACATCTATCCGCTGCTTGAGAACGTATCTGACATTGACAATGGCCTGTACCACTACAACATTGAAGACAATGAACTGGAGCGCCTGCGACCAGGCAGTTTTCTCAAAAAAATCTATCAGCTGGTCCAACCCAGCAACAATGAATGGATTGCGTCCGCTGGTGCAGTCCTTTTCATCACCGCCACATTCAAACGCAACCAGCTCAAATACGGCGATCGCGGATACCGCGGAGTTCTTCTGGATGCGGGACACCTTTCCCAAAATATTCTGCTGGGCTGCACGGCGCTCGGTTACAGCGCCTGCATCATCGTGGCCTGCCTTGACGATCCTGTGAACGATTTCCTGAACATCGACGGGGTAGAGGAGTCAATCCTCTTTGCCATCAGTATCGGAAGCCCATATATTGAGAAGACCAACAATGCAAAATAA
- a CDS encoding TOMM precursor leader peptide-binding protein, with amino-acid sequence MQNKNIKLPLRPKLSVSYHVIGMDDDRVQFRNGQDLFVIKGPGLLNLVHTLFPLLTGELTVEEILAHMDEKHPPEAILKLLHRLVQRRVVRDAINNQFDVPGVSEFQKAYFSQFTHRPKSNLTALAKSRVTVLGLGPLGASVAEILARSGVGSIEVSDEQPVTKDDLLLSAYSEDTVGITRECAMAHFGEKTFPTTTWSFTSLPSEESPVYEASDYMIVCLENYRPDILDRVNDFSLAYGTPYTWCCLDSLSGTVGPTVLPHETACFNCYRTRVNANADYPEELQVYEDQLMSNGNSTVFGYLPPHIQILSGLVSLEVIKDLSGLTPPLTYNAQLEINLLNMEFALHSVLKLPRCTSCGRHLSSGAPVRPFDEMEA; translated from the coding sequence ATGCAAAATAAAAACATAAAGCTCCCCCTCAGGCCGAAACTCAGCGTCAGTTATCATGTCATCGGCATGGATGATGACCGGGTTCAGTTTCGCAATGGACAGGACCTATTCGTCATAAAAGGACCGGGCCTGCTGAATCTGGTACACACGCTCTTCCCCCTGCTCACCGGAGAACTGACCGTTGAGGAAATCCTTGCGCACATGGATGAAAAACATCCTCCGGAAGCCATCCTCAAACTGCTCCACCGGCTCGTGCAGCGCCGCGTCGTGCGTGATGCCATAAATAATCAGTTCGATGTCCCCGGTGTCTCGGAATTTCAAAAGGCCTATTTTTCCCAGTTCACGCACAGGCCGAAATCAAACCTAACCGCACTGGCCAAATCGCGGGTCACGGTTCTCGGGCTCGGTCCGCTCGGAGCGAGCGTGGCCGAAATCCTCGCCAGGTCAGGTGTTGGTTCAATCGAGGTCTCGGATGAACAACCGGTCACAAAAGACGATCTGCTACTGAGCGCCTATTCTGAAGATACAGTCGGAATCACGCGTGAGTGCGCAATGGCTCACTTCGGCGAAAAGACATTCCCCACCACCACGTGGAGCTTCACGTCTCTCCCTTCCGAAGAGTCCCCGGTTTACGAAGCCTCCGACTACATGATCGTCTGCCTTGAAAACTACCGGCCGGACATTCTGGACCGTGTCAATGACTTCAGTCTGGCCTACGGGACACCATACACATGGTGCTGCCTTGACAGCCTGAGCGGAACGGTCGGCCCTACGGTGCTCCCCCACGAAACGGCCTGCTTCAATTGCTACAGGACAAGGGTCAACGCCAATGCAGATTATCCCGAAGAGCTGCAGGTATACGAAGACCAGTTGATGAGCAACGGAAACTCCACGGTTTTCGGTTATCTGCCTCCCCACATCCAGATTCTCTCCGGACTTGTCTCGCTGGAGGTGATCAAGGATCTCAGCGGGCTGACCCCTCCCCTCACCTACAATGCCCAGCTTGAAATCAACCTGTTGAACATGGAATTTGCCCTGCACTCGGTGCTGAAACTGCCTAGATGCACGTCCTGCGGTCGTCATCTCTCTTCAGGTGCGCCGGTGCGCCCCTTTGACGAAATGGAAGCGTGA
- a CDS encoding YcaO-like family protein: MTSSTHHPRNIPLSRILPQLVSRKTGILKGLNTLLNSPGEPKTHVAISELTDSRRYLDCYGETSGTGVGLTEDRALMSALGEAVEGYCAYDIRNPLIMGSYRKISTIDPHAVSPAELPLYSPSQYGNEKFKYRPFTEDTVIRWTKGKSAITGTQRHLPAALVYVSYSVCEKETPLCHTIFGGIASSTSHTSALLSGLYEAVERDAMMIWWLGQLSCAKVELTSDTWVGKLFEQKFAGSGLTFELWHITMDIPIPVFFGLVTDARNNTVAGGFGTNLNPEVAALKALFECVQNRLGQLPMKSDWGRSLYNEKTQKNIFDENSDTIAQQNFSGMVDLNNNLHTYLQPETHHYLDAVRSGNNTIDLNEIRNRSNGSAEQDTETCLELLHKQGFDVIVTDLTHEDVADLGFMVLRVSIPGLVPNSVTAWPHLGNQRLYDVPPKLGFKRKAEAEMADYPLPYA, from the coding sequence ATGACCAGCTCAACCCACCATCCGCGAAATATCCCCTTGTCCCGGATTCTGCCTCAACTGGTAAGCCGCAAAACTGGCATCCTGAAAGGCTTGAACACCCTGCTCAACAGCCCGGGTGAGCCAAAGACCCATGTGGCCATCAGCGAGCTGACCGATTCGAGGCGCTACCTCGACTGCTATGGAGAAACCTCGGGAACCGGGGTGGGACTGACTGAAGACAGGGCGCTCATGTCCGCTCTTGGCGAGGCAGTGGAGGGATACTGCGCCTATGACATCCGCAACCCGCTGATCATGGGATCATACAGAAAAATTTCCACAATTGATCCCCACGCGGTTTCGCCGGCGGAACTTCCCCTGTACTCACCGTCCCAATACGGAAATGAAAAATTCAAATACCGTCCATTCACTGAAGACACGGTCATCCGCTGGACAAAAGGCAAATCAGCCATAACCGGAACACAGCGCCACCTGCCCGCAGCTCTGGTATACGTGTCATACTCAGTCTGCGAAAAGGAAACCCCTCTCTGCCACACCATTTTCGGAGGAATCGCCAGCAGCACGTCCCATACCTCAGCCCTGCTTTCCGGGCTTTACGAGGCAGTGGAACGTGACGCCATGATGATCTGGTGGCTCGGACAGCTATCCTGCGCAAAGGTGGAACTGACCTCCGACACGTGGGTCGGCAAATTGTTCGAACAGAAATTCGCCGGTTCGGGACTGACCTTCGAACTGTGGCACATCACCATGGATATTCCCATACCCGTCTTTTTCGGGCTGGTGACCGACGCAAGAAACAACACCGTGGCTGGCGGATTCGGCACGAACCTGAATCCTGAGGTGGCAGCTCTCAAGGCCCTGTTCGAATGCGTTCAGAACCGGCTGGGCCAACTCCCCATGAAATCGGACTGGGGCAGGTCGCTCTATAACGAGAAGACGCAAAAAAACATTTTTGATGAGAATAGTGATACCATTGCACAGCAGAACTTTTCGGGAATGGTGGATTTAAACAACAACCTGCACACCTATCTGCAGCCGGAGACCCATCACTATCTGGACGCGGTGAGATCGGGAAACAACACCATCGACCTAAATGAAATCCGTAATCGTTCAAACGGCTCTGCAGAACAGGACACAGAGACCTGCCTTGAGCTGTTGCATAAGCAGGGATTCGACGTGATTGTGACCGACCTGACGCACGAAGACGTGGCCGATCTGGGTTTCATGGTTCTCAGGGTGTCTATCCCCGGACTTGTTCCCAACAGTGTGACCGCGTGGCCGCATCTAGGAAACCAGCGCCTGTATGATGTTCCCCCGAAGCTGGGATTCAAGCGAAAAGCGGAAGCGGAAATGGCGGACTATCCCCTGCCCTATGCATGA